CAGCCGGCCGAGCGCGAACGCGTGACCTCCGACGCCCTCGCGCGCCTTGCCGAGGAGATCCGGGCCTGCCGCATCTGTATCTCCAACCCGCTCGGGAAGCCGCTGCCGCACGAGCCGCGCCCTGTGGTCGTCCCGTCGGCCACGGCGCGGATCCTCATCGCCGGCCAGGCGCCCGGCACGAAGGTGCACGCGACCGGCATTCCATTCAACGACGCATCGGGTGATCGCCTGCGCGACTGGATGGGCGTCACGCGTGACGAATTCTATGACGCCTCGCTGTTCGCGATCGTTCCCATGGGCCTTTGCTTTCCCGGACAGGATGTAAAGGGTTCGGACCTCCCGCCGCGGCGGGAATGCGCCCCTGCCTGGCGCGGGCGGCTCCTCGAGCTGATGCCCCAGATCGAGCTCGTGCTGGCCATCGGCGGCTACGCCCAGGCATGGCACCTGAAGGAGGCCCGGGCGCGCACCTTGAGTGAGACTGTCGGCAACTGGCGGCAGATTTTTGCGTCTCCCAGCTCGCCGAAAATCCTTCCGCTTCCGCACCCGTCATGGCGCAACACTGCCTGGATGAAGAAGCACCTATGGTTTGAAACGGATTTGCTGCCATTCCTGAGAACGGAAATCCGTCGTCGCCTTTCGCCATCGGGTTGAAACATCATACCCGGAACCGCGCCCGCGACGCGCTTTTGTTCCTTGCCGTTTCCCGCAAAGCAGCGCAATTTCCGCAAAATATTTCTACTGGAGTGTTTTGATGGACCGGCTTGATAGAAAAATCCTCCGGCTATTGCAGGAAGACGCCACGCTTGCGGTGGCCGACATCGCCAAGAAAGTCGGTCTTTCGACGACGCCCTGCTGGCGGCGCATCCAGAAGCTGGAGGAAGAGGGGATTATCACCCGCCGCGTCGCGGTTCTCAATCCGGTGAAGGTCAACGCCCGCGTCAACGTGTTCGTCTCCATCCGCACGAGTTCCCACAGCCTCGAGTGGCTGCGGCGCTTCTCCGAGGTCGTGCAGCAATTTCCCGAAGTTGTGGAATTCTACCGCATGAGCGGCGACGTGGATTATCTGCTGCGCGTCGTCGTGCCCGACATTGCTGCCTACGACGCGTTCTACAAGCGGCTGATCGCCAAGATCGAGATCCGCGACGTCTCTTCGACTTTCGCGATGGAGCAGATCAAGTATACGACGGAGATGCCGCTCGACTACCTGGTGCTCGACAAGGAAAGCGGGACGTATTCGGTCGGCGCCGGCATCTAGCGGCGCATCGATGTGCAGGGTCGTCTTGATTTCGAAATTGGGTCGCCGCTCGGTACCGAAACTCGTCGGACCTCGATATCACGAACCTAGCCGGCCGGCGTGGTCCTTTTCCTCGCGAGCCGTTCAAGCGTTTTCGGGTTTGTGAGTTCGCGCACGGCATCCTTCCCGATCCAGCGCGCCGTCTTGTCAGACGACGCGGCCAGCTTCTCGGCAAGGGCGACGGCGGGTGCGTGCAAATTCATCGAACGCTTGCCGATCGTGCGCAGGGCCCAGTTGACCGCTTTCTTGACGAAGTTGCGGTCGTCGGTGGAGTGCTTCTCGATCAGCGGCAGGTAGGCGGCGAAGGTCGCGTCGGGCTCCGTCTTGCGATGCACCGTGGCCCAGCAGAGCATGGCGAAGGCCGTCCTGCGCACGAACTCCGGCTCGGCCTCAGCGAACTCATCGATCAATTCCCGCCAGGCGTCGGTCCCGACGAACAGATCCGACACGCCGTCGACGATGTCCCAGGAATCGAATTCGCGCGCCCAGCGGCGCGCGTCGGCGGCGGTGAAGCGTTTCGGATCGGCGGTGACGGAGGCGATGAACTGCGCCTCCACGATGCCGGTGTCCCAAAGTTCGAAGGCGCGCTCGTGGTTCCGCTTGATCTTGCGGGCGATGTCACGCTGCACGCCGTGGGAGATGCCGAGCGCCCGGTCGATCCGGATGCCGTAACGCTTCATCCCCTGCCGGTTCTCCTCCGAGCCAATCGGACGCAGGTGCGCGACGATTTCCTCGGAAGTGGAACTCGGCGAGAGCTCGCCCATGTTTCTGCCTACTTCTCCAGGCGCGCGAGCAGGGACGACGTGTCCCAGCGCTTGCCGCCCATGGCCTGGACATCCTTGTAGAACTGGTCGACCAGCGCCGTGACCGGCAGCCTGGCGCCGTTGCGGTCGGCCTCCTCGAGGCAGATGCCCAGATCCTTGCGCATCCAGTCTACCGCGAAGCCGAAGTCATACTTGCCGGCGTTCATGGTCTTGTGGCGGTTCTCCATCTGCCATGACCCCGCCGCGCCCTTGGAGATCACCTCAATCACCTTCTCGATGTCGAGACCGGCCTTCCTGCCGAAATGGATGCCTTCGGCGAGCCCCTGGACGAGGCCTGCGATGCAGATCTGATTGATCATCTTGGTAAGCTGCCCGGCGCCGTTCGGCCCCATGTGCCCCACCATCCGCGCAAACGCATCGATCACCGGCTGCGCCTTGGCGAAATCGGCGGCATCCCCGCCGACCATCACGGTGAGCACGCCGTTCTCGGCGCCGGCCTGGCCGCCCGACACCGGTGCGTCAAGGAAGCCAAATCCGCGCGCGCGCGCCTCGTCGCCCAGTTCGCGGGCAACTTCAGCGGAAGCGGTGGTGTTGT
This portion of the Mesorhizobium shangrilense genome encodes:
- a CDS encoding uracil-DNA glycosylase family protein; translated protein: MTSDALARLAEEIRACRICISNPLGKPLPHEPRPVVVPSATARILIAGQAPGTKVHATGIPFNDASGDRLRDWMGVTRDEFYDASLFAIVPMGLCFPGQDVKGSDLPPRRECAPAWRGRLLELMPQIELVLAIGGYAQAWHLKEARARTLSETVGNWRQIFASPSSPKILPLPHPSWRNTAWMKKHLWFETDLLPFLRTEIRRRLSPSG
- a CDS encoding Lrp/AsnC family transcriptional regulator → MDRLDRKILRLLQEDATLAVADIAKKVGLSTTPCWRRIQKLEEEGIITRRVAVLNPVKVNARVNVFVSIRTSSHSLEWLRRFSEVVQQFPEVVEFYRMSGDVDYLLRVVVPDIAAYDAFYKRLIAKIEIRDVSSTFAMEQIKYTTEMPLDYLVLDKESGTYSVGAGI
- a CDS encoding DNA alkylation repair protein; the encoded protein is MGELSPSSTSEEIVAHLRPIGSEENRQGMKRYGIRIDRALGISHGVQRDIARKIKRNHERAFELWDTGIVEAQFIASVTADPKRFTAADARRWAREFDSWDIVDGVSDLFVGTDAWRELIDEFAEAEPEFVRRTAFAMLCWATVHRKTEPDATFAAYLPLIEKHSTDDRNFVKKAVNWALRTIGKRSMNLHAPAVALAEKLAASSDKTARWIGKDAVRELTNPKTLERLARKRTTPAG
- a CDS encoding NAD(P)-dependent oxidoreductase, which gives rise to MAKVAFIGLGVMGYPMAGHLKRKGGHEVTVYNRTRAKAEKWAAEFGGDVADTPQQAAAGKDFVFACVGNDHDLREVTIGPQGAFKEMAKGAIFIDNTTASAEVARELGDEARARGFGFLDAPVSGGQAGAENGVLTVMVGGDAADFAKAQPVIDAFARMVGHMGPNGAGQLTKMINQICIAGLVQGLAEGIHFGRKAGLDIEKVIEVISKGAAGSWQMENRHKTMNAGKYDFGFAVDWMRKDLGICLEEADRNGARLPVTALVDQFYKDVQAMGGKRWDTSSLLARLEK